A stretch of Clostridia bacterium DNA encodes these proteins:
- a CDS encoding WG repeat-containing protein, whose protein sequence is MKRLFIMLILILLLLTGCSNAPSTDLIAAVDDNGMVGFVTPDGEYVVEPTYDLSYLNSPLLLGIMSLCDDRAAVSKDGLWGYVDQNGSLVIEPSFDQALPFSEGLAPVRQNDKWGYIDKMGEPFIDFTYDAAYPFSDGLAKVLVDGEFGFINKSGDLVIEPQYQYAFAFEGKVARVVKDEKLGLINQEGNFVVEPIYDYIEPYQNGLALVIQDEQYGFIDKEGNVAIDLKYDKAYSFQDGLALVVSGEDSSFITPDGSTSIQLEGLAVSFFEGLAVQAIDGELSFIDKEGNIAIEGPFQNAGGFSDGLAPVLKDNAWGYVNKLGEIAIPCNYQAAYGFVDGHSIVLDDVTYHMVDKQGTLSDNVFMGVNIVPFLGMDLPEYMNTLDFYTN, encoded by the coding sequence ATGAAACGTCTATTTATAATGCTTATACTGATTTTGCTACTGTTAACTGGTTGCAGCAATGCTCCCAGCACTGATTTAATTGCCGCAGTAGATGATAATGGCATGGTGGGCTTTGTAACGCCAGATGGAGAATATGTCGTTGAGCCAACCTATGATTTAAGCTATCTCAACTCACCCTTGCTTCTAGGTATCATGAGTCTTTGTGACGATAGAGCCGCTGTCTCGAAAGATGGACTTTGGGGTTATGTCGACCAAAATGGTTCACTGGTTATTGAGCCCAGCTTTGACCAAGCGCTTCCATTTTCGGAAGGTTTAGCACCAGTAAGACAGAATGACAAATGGGGCTACATCGATAAAATGGGAGAACCTTTCATTGACTTTACGTATGATGCAGCCTATCCCTTCAGCGATGGATTGGCCAAAGTCTTGGTAGATGGTGAATTTGGTTTTATCAACAAAAGCGGTGACTTGGTCATAGAGCCCCAATATCAATATGCTTTTGCCTTTGAAGGAAAAGTAGCTCGTGTGGTAAAAGATGAAAAACTGGGTCTTATCAATCAAGAAGGCAACTTTGTGGTTGAACCTATTTACGACTATATCGAACCGTATCAAAATGGATTGGCCTTGGTCATTCAAGATGAACAATACGGTTTCATCGACAAAGAAGGTAACGTGGCCATTGATTTAAAATACGACAAAGCCTATTCTTTTCAAGATGGGCTGGCATTGGTCGTAAGTGGAGAAGATTCCTCTTTCATAACGCCAGATGGGAGTACATCCATCCAGCTCGAAGGACTGGCTGTATCCTTCTTCGAAGGTCTAGCCGTTCAAGCCATCGATGGAGAACTTTCCTTCATTGATAAAGAAGGAAATATTGCCATTGAAGGTCCCTTTCAAAATGCCGGTGGTTTCTCAGATGGTTTAGCCCCAGTTCTTAAGGATAACGCCTGGGGATATGTAAACAAGCTAGGCGAAATTGCAATTCCATGCAATTACCAAGCTGCCTATGGTTTTGTGGATGGACATAGTATCGTTTTAGATGACGTCACCTACCATATGGTTGACAAGCAAGGTACTCTTTCTGACAATGTCTTTATGGGTGTCAATATTGTTCCTTTCTTAGGAATGGACCTACCTGAATACATGAACACATTAGATTTCTATACCAACTAA
- a CDS encoding UPF0182 family protein, whose amino-acid sequence MKGRKALLGLGGLLVLLFVLQIFARIYVRYNWFGVLGYTNLFTTPILIQIILFVTSGIFYFFFIRYAIVHAIGVYEKARKEYIDIRNPMDIPFLQRKEQLNVINLKHLKKPALFVSVLFSLILSVTFAAEGWMKVMEFLKAEPFGLKEQVFNMDVSFYLFRMPLLEFLLEKIGGIILPVFFFTALFYFLTGLITFNPRTNPKFSMYVGIRKWLGTLLSLSFIVLAFNNFVSIFSTMYSQEGYVYGAGFTDIHAGIPAALVLTVVAIIAAISSLMYRRKQNFKFLSYPIIIYVGIFLLGTVAQVVVQYSVSNNEFVNERPYIEQEIMFTRQAYGLNNIVNKEYTGDAVLSYADLMRNTDTLDNARLNDPEPLQEVISQQQGLRYYYRFNDIDVDRYDVDGKLREVLLSPREISQSALTEKAGTFINLTMRYTHGYGLVGTFANEMNRNGYANLILRDIPPVTQVESLNTNEPRIYFGELTNDTEYGYVIAGSKTMEFDYPKGDNNMENSYDGSGGLTFGGINKLMLSLYFSTLRFYVTGEIDDNSKLLMIRDIEDRVRELTPFLAFDQDPYLVVREDGSLSWILDAYTYKTGYPYASPYGDLNYIRNAVKVTIDPYNGNVDFYVFDSEDPVIRTYAKIFPDVFQPKENMPEDLLSHVRYPEDFYTIQSNMLLNYHVEDPSVFYNKEDTWSIAKKALAGGLTENIQPYYAVMALPDNPDRKDTEFLLKMPFTPASRGDQPRNNMVAWMAARCDGEHYGELMLYKLPKSLEIQGPLMIDSLIDQDTEISGKLSLWDKSGSNVIRGNLITLPMEGGFIYIEPIYLKAEREGSSIPQMQAIVFAVGKELIMVETNELDEAIEAFFLGQVLDQPTVPTEPTEPGAPIDTNRLRTLVEDLKGNIQELEDLLDSLDADDANSQEIVEEAPALN is encoded by the coding sequence ATGAAGGGGAGAAAAGCACTGCTTGGTTTAGGAGGTCTTCTTGTACTACTGTTTGTGTTGCAGATTTTTGCTCGCATCTATGTACGTTACAATTGGTTCGGAGTCCTAGGATATACCAATCTTTTTACTACACCTATTTTGATACAGATTATCCTATTTGTCACTTCGGGGATATTCTACTTTTTTTTCATCCGTTATGCAATCGTACATGCCATTGGTGTGTATGAAAAAGCTAGAAAGGAATATATAGATATTCGGAATCCGATGGATATTCCGTTTCTACAACGCAAAGAACAGTTGAATGTCATCAATCTAAAGCATCTTAAGAAACCAGCACTTTTCGTTAGTGTACTGTTTTCCTTAATACTCTCTGTAACGTTTGCAGCTGAGGGTTGGATGAAGGTTATGGAGTTTCTGAAAGCTGAACCGTTTGGCCTTAAAGAACAGGTGTTCAATATGGACGTCAGCTTTTATCTGTTCCGTATGCCGTTGCTTGAGTTTTTGCTAGAGAAAATTGGTGGAATTATTCTACCTGTGTTCTTTTTTACGGCACTGTTTTACTTTTTGACGGGCCTCATTACCTTTAATCCTCGTACCAATCCAAAATTTTCTATGTATGTGGGTATTAGGAAATGGTTGGGAACGTTGCTGTCGTTGAGCTTTATCGTGTTGGCGTTCAATAATTTTGTGAGTATTTTTTCAACCATGTACTCCCAAGAAGGTTATGTATATGGCGCCGGATTTACAGATATCCATGCTGGTATTCCTGCAGCACTGGTTTTAACAGTTGTAGCCATAATTGCTGCAATATCTAGTCTTATGTACCGAAGGAAACAGAATTTCAAGTTTCTTTCCTATCCCATAATTATATATGTAGGGATATTTCTTCTGGGCACCGTAGCCCAAGTAGTAGTTCAGTATTCGGTTAGCAACAACGAGTTTGTCAACGAGCGCCCTTATATTGAACAAGAAATCATGTTTACGAGACAGGCCTATGGACTCAACAATATCGTGAACAAAGAATACACGGGGGATGCAGTTTTAAGTTATGCGGATTTGATGAGGAATACGGATACACTTGATAATGCCCGACTAAATGATCCCGAACCATTGCAAGAAGTTATTTCACAACAACAAGGTCTACGGTATTATTACCGCTTTAACGACATTGATGTTGACCGCTATGATGTAGATGGAAAACTTCGAGAAGTGTTGCTTTCTCCTCGGGAAATATCCCAAAGTGCCTTAACTGAGAAAGCTGGAACGTTTATCAATCTTACGATGCGATATACGCATGGCTATGGTCTAGTGGGGACTTTTGCGAATGAGATGAATCGAAATGGGTATGCCAATTTAATCTTGCGAGATATCCCACCTGTTACCCAAGTTGAAAGTTTGAATACGAATGAACCAAGAATCTATTTTGGAGAATTGACCAATGATACGGAATATGGGTATGTAATTGCTGGTAGCAAAACCATGGAGTTTGATTATCCCAAAGGGGATAACAATATGGAAAATTCCTATGATGGAAGTGGTGGCCTTACATTTGGCGGCATCAATAAGCTTATGCTTTCATTATATTTTTCTACATTGCGATTCTACGTTACTGGAGAAATCGATGATAACAGCAAGTTATTAATGATTCGTGATATTGAGGATAGGGTGAGAGAGCTGACGCCATTTTTGGCTTTTGATCAAGATCCTTATCTGGTAGTGCGTGAGGATGGTAGCCTCAGTTGGATACTAGATGCATACACTTACAAGACCGGGTACCCGTATGCTTCTCCCTACGGAGATTTGAATTATATTCGTAATGCAGTCAAAGTAACCATAGATCCATACAATGGTAATGTGGATTTCTATGTATTTGATTCCGAGGATCCGGTTATAAGGACCTATGCGAAAATATTCCCGGATGTATTCCAACCGAAAGAGAATATGCCAGAGGACTTGTTGAGTCACGTACGCTACCCAGAAGACTTCTACACCATACAGAGTAATATGCTTCTCAACTACCATGTTGAGGATCCTTCTGTGTTTTACAACAAGGAGGACACTTGGAGCATTGCTAAGAAAGCCCTGGCTGGTGGCTTAACGGAGAACATACAACCGTACTATGCTGTGATGGCCTTACCAGATAATCCAGACCGCAAGGATACGGAGTTCCTGCTTAAGATGCCTTTTACGCCGGCGTCTCGTGGGGACCAGCCTAGAAATAATATGGTCGCTTGGATGGCTGCTAGATGTGATGGAGAACATTACGGAGAATTGATGCTATACAAGCTTCCTAAGAGCTTAGAGATTCAAGGACCTCTTATGATTGATTCTTTGATTGACCAGGATACTGAAATTTCAGGAAAGCTCTCACTTTGGGATAAAAGCGGCTCTAATGTTATTCGAGGTAACCTGATTACGTTACCGATGGAAGGTGGGTTTATCTATATAGAACCCATATATTTGAAGGCAGAACGAGAGGGCTCATCCATACCACAAATGCAGGCCATCGTATTTGCAGTAGGTAAAGAATTGATTATGGTGGAAACCAATGAGCTTGATGAGGCGATTGAAGCTTTCTTTCTTGGACAAGTTCTAGACCAACCTACAGTTCCCACGGAGCCTACTGAACCGGGTGCTCCAATAGACACAAATCGTCTCAGAACCTTGGTAGAAGATTTGAAGGGGAATATTCAGGAATTAGAAGATCTACTTGATTCATTGGATGCAGATGATGCAAATTCACAAGAAATAGTCGAAGAAGCACCTGCCTTAAATTAG
- a CDS encoding bifunctional homocysteine S-methyltransferase/methylenetetrahydrofolate reductase, with amino-acid sequence MNIKNILERGEVLILDGAMGTYYNLRNEKKIPVVDLAVRENPDEVRAIYREYLQAGADVLNTNTFSSNSYKLRIDHSELKLLLQAAYDLALEEALPFGKDVAADIGPLPEMVGNEEISNEKALAEYYFIIDCFLAKGCEIFNFETFSTPSYIHSLADYIKKKNPDTFIMASFAISSNGYTMRDYSAESILRDVASDKNIDSVGFNCGTGPTHLYNTLENLTFPQGYFSVVPNASYPEVIDGKIIYSQNPEYFTEIMLEMRNLGIQILGGCCGTTPDHIRLLKQAITSNIAKTEQKKEEAKPAGKIKQKKANVFAQKLERKEFVIAVELPPPSDADIKSVMNMAHRIKKAGADILTFSDSPLGRARTNSLALSAKVKREVGICTLPHLCCRDRNTIALKSDLLGAYIEELNNILLLTGDPIPQAERSEIASIFDLNSFKLIELVQAMNESVFSDNPFHVGAALNLNVRNIDKSVERMARKQALGANYFMTQPIYEQRVIEYLANENLNDDYTILAGIMPIVNYKNARFLNNEIPGIHLPDEVIAQFHKEQSREEAEQCGIAIALETIEKVKDHVSGLYLVTPLNRIGMIESIIHQVKK; translated from the coding sequence ATGAATATCAAAAATATCTTAGAGCGCGGCGAGGTACTTATTCTCGACGGCGCCATGGGAACCTATTATAATTTACGAAATGAAAAGAAAATTCCGGTGGTCGACCTCGCAGTCAGGGAAAACCCTGATGAGGTGCGAGCAATCTACCGTGAATATCTCCAAGCCGGTGCTGATGTACTAAATACCAACACCTTTTCCTCCAATAGCTATAAGTTACGAATTGATCATTCTGAACTTAAACTTCTGTTGCAAGCAGCCTATGACTTAGCCCTGGAAGAAGCTCTTCCCTTTGGTAAAGATGTAGCAGCAGATATTGGTCCCCTACCCGAGATGGTGGGCAACGAAGAAATCTCTAACGAAAAGGCACTTGCAGAATACTATTTTATCATCGACTGTTTTCTTGCAAAGGGATGTGAGATATTCAACTTTGAGACCTTCTCTACACCTTCTTACATCCATTCACTGGCTGACTACATAAAGAAAAAAAATCCTGACACTTTCATTATGGCTAGCTTTGCGATATCTAGCAACGGATACACCATGCGGGATTATTCTGCTGAATCTATTTTACGAGACGTTGCTTCGGACAAAAATATTGATTCCGTAGGCTTTAATTGCGGCACCGGACCTACCCATCTCTATAACACGTTGGAAAACCTAACGTTTCCACAAGGGTATTTTTCAGTAGTGCCCAACGCCAGTTATCCTGAAGTGATAGATGGAAAAATCATTTATTCCCAGAATCCTGAATATTTCACAGAAATCATGTTGGAAATGCGTAACCTCGGAATACAGATTTTAGGTGGTTGTTGTGGTACTACACCTGACCATATCCGTCTTTTGAAACAGGCTATCACCAGCAATATCGCCAAAACTGAACAGAAAAAAGAAGAAGCAAAACCAGCCGGGAAAATAAAACAAAAGAAAGCAAATGTTTTTGCCCAAAAACTAGAGCGAAAAGAGTTTGTTATTGCAGTGGAGCTGCCACCCCCTAGTGATGCAGATATTAAGTCCGTTATGAATATGGCCCACCGCATCAAAAAAGCTGGTGCGGATATCCTAACTTTTTCTGATTCTCCTTTAGGTCGTGCTAGGACAAATTCCCTGGCCCTATCGGCAAAAGTAAAACGTGAAGTTGGTATCTGTACCTTGCCACATCTTTGTTGTCGGGACAGGAACACGATTGCTTTAAAATCAGACTTATTGGGAGCCTATATTGAAGAATTAAACAACATTTTGCTACTTACTGGAGATCCAATTCCCCAAGCAGAACGTAGTGAGATAGCTTCCATCTTCGACCTCAATTCATTCAAACTAATTGAATTAGTCCAGGCCATGAACGAATCTGTTTTTTCGGATAACCCATTCCATGTAGGTGCGGCTCTCAATCTAAATGTGCGAAATATTGATAAATCAGTAGAGCGCATGGCCCGCAAGCAAGCCCTAGGTGCAAATTATTTCATGACCCAGCCCATATATGAGCAACGAGTCATAGAGTATCTCGCTAACGAAAATTTAAACGATGATTACACAATTTTGGCTGGGATTATGCCTATTGTAAACTACAAAAATGCACGTTTTTTAAATAATGAAATACCAGGGATCCATCTTCCTGATGAAGTTATTGCTCAATTCCATAAAGAGCAATCACGCGAGGAAGCTGAACAATGTGGTATTGCAATAGCTTTAGAGACCATAGAAAAAGTTAAAGATCACGTATCCGGCCTCTATCTAGTAACTCCATTAAACCGCATAGGTATGATTGAATCTATCATACACCAGGTTAAAAAATGA
- a CDS encoding peptidylprolyl isomerase: protein MENKNPIVTIEMENGQIMKAELYPEIAPNTVRNFIYLINEKFYDGIGFHRVIPGFMIQGGCPNSTGSGGPGYQIKGEFTNNGFTNNLKHEKGVLSMARTRVPDSAGSQFFIMVEDAPHLDNEYAAFGRIIENMEEAERIVRVDRNASDKPKEPQVMKTVTVETFGVEFDKPEVSYEY, encoded by the coding sequence ATGGAAAATAAAAATCCTATCGTAACCATAGAAATGGAAAATGGTCAAATTATGAAAGCAGAGCTTTATCCGGAGATTGCACCCAATACGGTACGTAATTTCATTTATCTAATTAATGAGAAGTTTTATGATGGCATTGGATTTCATCGAGTTATCCCTGGCTTTATGATACAAGGCGGATGCCCTAATTCTACAGGCAGCGGCGGTCCAGGCTATCAGATTAAAGGCGAGTTTACCAATAATGGCTTTACCAATAATCTGAAACATGAAAAAGGGGTACTATCCATGGCTCGAACTAGAGTCCCTGATTCAGCAGGAAGCCAGTTTTTCATTATGGTGGAGGATGCTCCGCATTTAGATAATGAATACGCAGCATTTGGTCGCATAATTGAAAACATGGAAGAAGCAGAGCGTATTGTAAGAGTGGACCGAAATGCCAGCGACAAGCCTAAGGAACCACAGGTCATGAAAACCGTGACAGTGGAGACCTTTGGTGTGGAATTCGATAAACCAGAAGTTAGCTACGAATACTAA
- a CDS encoding trypsin-like peptidase domain-containing protein, translating into MNETEQNTTKPENKVASDNGMSFNEEYQEFLQYKENRALKKKRSAKGYFVTLIVILLIASFLFGMVFENQYGYAERLLTPAETQEDQFTLAQEQPGTPLSSTGSISPVVPIAESALPSIVAIESASEYTDIFGGNQEAQGTGSGIIISSDGYIVTNNHVVDGANSLTVILQDQTEWPATVIGTDDLSDLAVIKIEKNNLPAAVLGDSASLQVGELVVALGSPVGVNFAGSVTSGIISGLNREIYVGDKTMNLIQTDAAINPGNSGGALVNSNAQVIGINVLKFADQEVEGMSFSIPINEAKPIIEELINVGKVSRPHLGIWGRDILENEVATYNVPEGILIEEVQADSGAYNAGIVRGDIITHFENTRVTSMKQLIELIQAQEVGDTINITVERKDQTLTFAVLLGER; encoded by the coding sequence ATGAATGAAACTGAACAAAACACAACAAAACCAGAAAACAAAGTAGCATCTGACAACGGAATGTCATTCAACGAAGAATACCAGGAATTCCTTCAATATAAGGAAAACCGAGCGCTGAAAAAGAAACGTAGCGCTAAAGGCTACTTTGTCACACTCATTGTCATTCTACTGATTGCATCCTTCTTATTTGGAATGGTGTTTGAAAATCAATATGGATATGCTGAACGTCTATTAACCCCAGCAGAAACACAAGAAGATCAGTTTACATTAGCGCAAGAACAGCCGGGAACCCCACTTTCTAGCACTGGCAGTATTTCACCTGTAGTGCCCATTGCGGAATCCGCCTTGCCAAGCATTGTGGCCATAGAAAGTGCCTCTGAATACACTGATATCTTTGGTGGTAATCAAGAAGCCCAGGGAACAGGTTCCGGCATCATTATCAGTTCTGATGGCTACATCGTGACCAACAATCATGTGGTAGACGGTGCCAACAGTCTTACCGTAATCTTACAAGACCAAACAGAGTGGCCGGCTACCGTTATCGGGACCGATGATCTCTCAGACCTTGCCGTCATAAAGATTGAAAAAAACAATCTACCTGCAGCAGTACTCGGCGATTCAGCTAGTTTGCAAGTCGGTGAATTGGTAGTTGCACTAGGAAGCCCAGTAGGTGTGAATTTTGCAGGTAGTGTTACCTCCGGCATTATTAGTGGTCTAAACCGCGAGATATATGTCGGCGATAAAACTATGAACTTAATCCAAACTGATGCAGCTATAAATCCAGGCAACAGTGGTGGTGCCCTGGTGAATAGCAATGCACAAGTAATTGGCATCAATGTTCTCAAATTTGCAGATCAGGAAGTCGAAGGCATGAGCTTCTCCATTCCCATCAATGAAGCCAAACCCATCATAGAAGAACTAATCAACGTTGGCAAAGTTTCAAGACCACATTTGGGAATCTGGGGTCGGGATATACTGGAAAATGAGGTAGCAACCTACAATGTCCCAGAAGGCATACTGATTGAGGAAGTTCAAGCAGACTCCGGCGCCTACAATGCTGGTATCGTTCGAGGTGACATTATTACCCATTTTGAAAACACTAGAGTTACTAGCATGAAACAGCTGATCGAGTTAATTCAGGCACAAGAAGTAGGAGACACAATCAATATTACGGTAGAACGTAAGGACCAAACACTAACATTTGCGGTGTTGCTAGGTGAACGTTAA
- the clpB gene encoding ATP-dependent chaperone ClpB — MDPNRMTQKVIEAINNAQSTALEYGHQEVGTDHLLFAMLNQEEGLFSRFLQGMDISSAEFKNRLEEIISKHPKVSGPGVSGKVYISQELDRVFRAAEEEAKILKDEYISVEHILLGVIEKVGGDVRQLLNEFGIDRDRFLKTMTQIRGNQRVCSDNPEVTYEALSKYGHELVKEARDDKLDPVIGRDEEIRHVVRILSRKTKNNPVLIGEPGVGKTAIAEGLAHRIVRGDVPENLKDKKIFSLDMGSLIAGAKFRGEFEERLKAVLKEIKDSDGEIILFIDEIHNIVGAGKTDGSMDAGNMLKPMLARGELNCIGATTLDEYRKYIEKDKALERRFQPVLVEEPDVADTISILRGLKERFEIYHGVKIYDSALVNAAILSNRYINDRFLPDKAIDLVDEACALIKTEMNSMPSEIDDVRRRVMQLEIEEAALTKERDENSKRRLKELQKELANLREEQSELLATWEKEKQSLGAVKHLRQELNEVNLEIEKAEREYDLDRAAELKYGKLPELQAKLKKAESTEQKKGELLKEAVDEEEISRIISRWTGIPLSKLMEGEREKLLRLPEVLHKRVVGQDEAVDLVSDAILRARAGIKDPTKPIGSFIFLGPTGVGKTELAKALAESLFDDENNLIRIDMSEYMEKHTVSRLIGAPPGYVGYDEGGQLTEAVRRRPYSVILFDEIEKAHPDVFNVLLQVLDDGRVTDSHGHTVDFKNTVIIMTSNIGSDYLLDNVSETVIPQEIKEKVEKAMRVKFRPEFLNRLDEIILFTPLSHGQIREIVKLLIKGLEARLVDRHIRLSYADSVLDYLVEKGYDRVYGARPLKRYIQRNLETALAKAIISGEVKEDSNVSIQVVDDRIQVRSI, encoded by the coding sequence ATGGATCCGAATAGAATGACCCAAAAAGTAATTGAAGCGATTAATAATGCACAGTCAACAGCTTTGGAATATGGCCACCAGGAAGTGGGCACTGACCATTTGCTTTTTGCTATGCTAAACCAAGAAGAAGGACTGTTTTCCCGCTTTTTACAAGGCATGGACATAAGTTCTGCTGAATTCAAAAATAGATTGGAAGAGATTATCTCCAAACACCCTAAGGTTTCTGGACCTGGTGTCTCTGGGAAGGTTTACATCAGCCAAGAATTAGACCGGGTTTTTCGTGCAGCAGAAGAAGAGGCTAAGATCTTAAAGGATGAGTATATTTCAGTGGAACATATTCTTTTGGGGGTGATTGAGAAGGTTGGTGGCGACGTTAGACAGTTGCTGAATGAATTTGGCATCGACCGAGATCGTTTCCTAAAAACGATGACTCAAATCAGAGGCAACCAACGGGTGTGCTCAGATAATCCCGAAGTCACCTATGAGGCTTTGTCTAAGTATGGACATGAATTGGTAAAAGAGGCTCGGGACGATAAGCTTGATCCGGTTATTGGACGTGATGAGGAAATACGCCATGTGGTGCGTATTTTGTCTAGAAAGACCAAAAACAATCCTGTTTTGATTGGAGAACCTGGTGTTGGTAAAACGGCCATTGCAGAGGGGCTGGCACACCGTATTGTACGGGGAGATGTGCCTGAAAATTTAAAAGATAAGAAGATTTTTTCTTTAGATATGGGCTCTTTGATTGCTGGTGCCAAATTCCGAGGTGAATTTGAAGAACGCTTAAAGGCGGTTCTGAAGGAAATTAAGGATTCTGACGGAGAGATTATTCTTTTTATCGATGAAATCCATAATATTGTTGGTGCAGGTAAAACGGATGGAAGCATGGATGCCGGCAATATGTTAAAGCCGATGTTGGCACGTGGCGAGTTAAACTGTATTGGGGCCACTACTTTAGATGAATATAGGAAGTATATTGAAAAAGATAAGGCACTAGAACGACGTTTTCAACCAGTTTTGGTGGAAGAACCGGATGTGGCTGATACCATCAGTATCTTACGGGGCTTGAAGGAGCGCTTCGAAATCTATCATGGCGTGAAGATCTATGACAGTGCCTTGGTTAATGCAGCTATTCTTTCGAATAGATACATCAATGATAGATTTTTACCGGACAAGGCCATCGATTTGGTGGATGAGGCGTGTGCTCTAATTAAGACGGAAATGAACTCTATGCCAAGCGAGATCGATGATGTACGCCGTCGGGTGATGCAACTGGAGATTGAAGAGGCTGCCCTCACCAAGGAAAGAGATGAAAATTCCAAACGCAGGCTGAAGGAACTACAAAAAGAACTGGCCAATCTTCGAGAAGAACAAAGCGAGCTCTTAGCTACTTGGGAAAAGGAAAAACAATCTTTAGGTGCAGTTAAGCATTTACGGCAAGAATTGAATGAAGTAAATCTGGAAATCGAGAAGGCTGAGCGAGAATATGACTTGGATAGAGCAGCAGAATTGAAATATGGGAAGTTGCCAGAACTTCAAGCAAAGCTTAAAAAGGCAGAATCGACGGAACAGAAAAAAGGTGAGTTGCTCAAGGAAGCTGTGGATGAAGAAGAAATATCTCGAATAATCTCGCGCTGGACAGGTATTCCACTTAGCAAATTGATGGAAGGGGAACGTGAAAAACTACTTCGGTTACCAGAAGTGCTTCACAAACGAGTGGTTGGACAAGATGAAGCAGTAGATTTAGTTTCCGATGCCATACTTAGAGCTCGGGCTGGTATTAAGGACCCAACTAAACCCATTGGATCATTTATCTTTTTAGGGCCGACTGGAGTAGGAAAGACAGAACTGGCTAAAGCGCTAGCAGAGAGCCTATTTGATGATGAAAACAATCTTATCCGTATCGATATGTCGGAATATATGGAAAAGCATACTGTTTCTAGACTCATAGGGGCTCCTCCCGGATATGTAGGTTACGATGAAGGAGGACAATTGACAGAAGCTGTGCGCCGTAGACCGTATAGTGTCATTCTCTTCGATGAAATCGAAAAAGCGCATCCGGATGTATTCAACGTGCTTCTGCAGGTTTTGGATGATGGACGGGTGACTGATAGCCATGGACATACAGTAGACTTTAAAAATACGGTTATCATTATGACCTCGAATATTGGTTCTGACTATCTTTTAGACAATGTTAGTGAGACCGTAATTCCTCAAGAAATCAAGGAAAAGGTTGAAAAGGCGATGAGAGTGAAGTTTAGACCTGAATTTCTAAATAGGTTGGATGAAATTATTCTCTTCACACCTTTAAGCCATGGCCAGATTCGAGAAATTGTAAAACTCTTGATTAAGGGCTTAGAAGCACGTTTGGTGGATAGGCATATTCGATTATCTTATGCTGATTCTGTGCTAGATTATTTAGTAGAAAAAGGATACGATCGAGTATATGGGGCAAGACCTTTAAAACGTTATATTCAGCGTAATTTGGAGACTGCTCTTGCGAAAGCCATCATCTCGGGTGAGGTGAAGGAGGATAGCAATGTTAGTATTCAAGTGGTAGATGACAGGATTCAGGTAAGAAGCATATAA
- a CDS encoding DUF554 domain-containing protein yields MLGTIVNVLAIIAGTLLGLFFKKGIPERSKEITFSAIGLSTILIGLKMGLKGNNELVMIISLVTGGLIGEAIGIDEHLNALGEKLYKIAGSKDSTFIQGFVTASLIYSIGAMATLGPLEAGLNGNYQILFVKSTLDGITSIILASTFGIGVICSVLPVFVYQGLITVFAGSLEGVLTEAVVTYLSSTGGILIVAIGVNMLLKRDIKVANLLPALVVSVLVTIFAASYFPNFL; encoded by the coding sequence ATGCTTGGAACGATTGTTAATGTCCTAGCCATCATTGCTGGAACGCTGCTGGGACTATTTTTTAAAAAGGGTATTCCTGAACGCTCTAAAGAGATTACTTTTTCGGCAATCGGATTGTCCACGATATTGATTGGATTGAAGATGGGCCTGAAAGGGAATAATGAACTAGTTATGATCATTTCCTTAGTTACAGGCGGACTAATCGGAGAAGCAATTGGGATAGACGAACACCTAAATGCTTTGGGGGAGAAACTCTATAAGATAGCTGGGAGCAAGGACAGTACTTTTATTCAGGGATTTGTTACCGCAAGTCTTATATACTCCATTGGTGCGATGGCAACATTGGGACCACTAGAGGCAGGACTTAATGGAAATTACCAAATCCTGTTCGTAAAATCTACATTGGATGGCATCACATCAATAATCCTGGCATCAACATTCGGAATTGGGGTTATTTGTTCCGTTTTACCGGTATTTGTTTACCAAGGTTTGATTACTGTATTTGCAGGTTCATTGGAAGGTGTCTTGACTGAAGCGGTCGTTACCTATCTAAGTTCTACGGGTGGCATCCTGATTGTAGCAATCGGTGTCAACATGTTGCTTAAAAGAGATATTAAGGTCGCAAACTTATTGCCAGCCTTAGTCGTTTCCGTGCTGGTAACCATATTTGCGGCCAGCTATTTTCCAAATTTTCTATAA